In one Fusarium keratoplasticum isolate Fu6.1 chromosome 5, whole genome shotgun sequence genomic region, the following are encoded:
- a CDS encoding MFS domain-containing protein, with protein MHGKSDSDNESEVSEHHDPSSQHHETTQDSPRPLNQVTEPDGLLPPSPGSTPEPKGNEPIAWSDLPQKHQLFIITLARMSEPLVQSSLQAYMFYQLKWFDPDAPDSTISAQAGVLHASFTAAQFLTAMLWGRVADSPRSGRKTVLLIGLCGTSLSCLGFGFATSFWQALLFRTIGGATNGNVGVMRTMISEIIREKKYQSRAFLLLPMTFNCGVILGPIMGGLLSDPAGSYPGLFGKVDFFLKYPYATPNIISSIFLAIAALTVWLGLEETLDALRDGPQDLGSRLGHRFASLIRKRFSSGGSHEGYTAIPAEDVELAPEGEVTTKRPARRYTQRLPFKRMFTRNVTMTFVASFLLGMHIGTFNSLWFVFLSTPVWNPDTSEHPRHLPFLFTGGLGLPPRSVGLAMATLGFIGINLQLFLYPRISARLGTTKAWRFSLFCFPIAYFLVPYLSVVPSSESSPPPGPKGGIAIWLAICGVLSIQVLGRTFAIPSQTILVNNCSPHPSVLGTIHGIGQSVGSAARTIGPMIGGVIYGFGLNKGMVGLVWWILSCVGICGILASLFVKEGDGHEIWLPGDEDETISDADRSHVTARD; from the exons ATGCATGGTAAATCCGACAGTGACAATGAATCCGAGGTCTCGGAGCATCATGACCCGAgctctcaacaccacgagACAACTCAAGACTCACCTCGTCCTCTCAACCAAGTAACAGAACCCGATGGCCTCCTTCCCCCGAGCCCAGGCTCAACTCCAGAGCCAAAGGGCAACGAGCCTATCGCTTGGTCCGACCTCCCTCAGAAACATcagctcttcatcatcaccctcgccCGCATGAGCGAGCCCCTCGTTCAGTCTTCCCTCCAGGCCTACATGTTTTACCAGCTCAAGTGGTTCGACCCAGACGCACCAGATTCGACCATCTCAGCACAGGCTGGTGTTCTTCATGCTAGTTTTACCGCTGCCCAGTTCCTCACGGCCATGCTCTGGGGTCGCGTTGCGGACTCGCCCCGTTCCGGACGCAAGACGGTTTTACTCATCGGTCTCTGCGGCACGAGCTTGTCTTGTTTAGGCTTTGGATTTGCTACGTCGTTCTGGCAGGCTCTCTTATTTCGAACAATTGGGGGTGCCACCAACGGTAATGTTGGAGTTATGAGGACCAT GATCAGCGAGATCATCCGAGAGAAAAAGTACCAGTCAAGGGCCTTTCTCCTGCTCCCCATGACCTTCAACTGCGGCGTAATCCTGGGTCCTATTATGGGCGGTCTCCTATCCGACCCGGCGGGTAGCTATCCTGGTCTCTTTGGGAAGGTCGACTTCTTTCTCAAGTATCCATATGCAACGCCAAACATCATTAGCTCAATATTCCTCGCCATTGCTGCGCTGACGGTCTGGCTCGGTCTCGAGGAGACGCTCGACGCACTCCGGGATGGCCCGCAAGATCTTGGCTCGCGTCTTGGGCATAGATTCGCTTCACTGATACGGAAGCGGTTCTCATCGGGTGGCTCGCATGAAGGCTATACCGCTATTCCCGCTGAAGATGTTGAGCTGGCACCGGAGGGCGAGGTCACGACGAAGCGTCCAGCGAGGCGATATACTCAGCGCCTCCCCTTCAAGCGAATGTTCACACGCAACGTCACCATGACCTTTGTCGCGAGCTTCTTACTCGGAATGCACATTGGCACATTCAACTCTCTCTGGTTCGTCTTCCTGTCAACCCCAGTCTGGAATCCAGACACCTCGGAGCACCCGCGCCATCTTCCCTTTCTCTTCACCGGTGGATTAGGCCTCCCTCCTCGGTCTGTGGGACTCGCGATGGCGACTCTGGGCTTCATCGGTATAAATCTGCAGTTATTTCTCTACCCGCGGATTTCGGCACGCCTGGGGACGACCAAGGCCTGGCGATTCTCCTTGTTCTGCTTCCCTATTGCCTACTTTCTTGTCCCGTACCTCTCAGTCGTCCCCAGCAGCGagtcttctcctcctccaggcccTAAGGGAGGAATTGCCATTTGGCTGGCCATCTGCGGTGTTCTCTCGATTCAAGTACTGGGTCGAACTTTTGCAATTCCAAGTCAGACAatcctcgtcaacaactGCTCGCCCCATCCAAGTGTCCTCGGCACTATCCATGGGATAGGTCAGAGCGTGGGCAGCGCGGCAAGGACAATCGGTCCAATGATTGGTGGTGTGATTTACGGCTTCGGCCTTAACAAGGGCATGGTCGGTCTGGTGTGGTGGATTCTCAGCTGCGTTGGTATCTGTGgcatcttggccagcttgttCGTCAAGGAAGGGGATGGACATGAGATATGGCTCCCAggcgacgaagatgagaCGATATCTGATGCGGATAGAAGTCACGTCACAGCGCGAGACTGA
- a CDS encoding 60S ribosomal protein L44: MVNIPKTRNTYCKGKDCRKHTQHKVTQYKAGKASLFAQGKRRYDRKQSGYGGQTKPVFHKKAKTTKKVVLRLECVKCKTKLQLSLKRCKHFELGGDKKTKGAALVF; the protein is encoded by the exons ATG GTCAACATTCCCAAGACCCGCAACACCTActgcaagggcaaggattGCCGCAAGCACACCCAGCACAAGGTCACTCAGTACAAGGCCGGTAAGGCTTCGCTGTTTGCCCAGGGTAAGCGACGTTACGACCGCAAGCAGTCGGGTTATGGTGGTCAGACCAAGCCCGTCTTCcacaagaaggccaagactACCAAGAAGGTCGTGTTGCGATTGGAGTGCGTCAAGTGCAAGACCAAGCTCCAGCTGTCGCTGAAGCGATGCAAGCACTTCGAGCTCGG TGGTGACAAGAAGACGAAGGGTGCGGCTCTGGTGTTCTAA